In the genome of Planctomycetota bacterium, one region contains:
- a CDS encoding TolC family protein — MERKGSLTAALALAALGAGCAGTAARDRALYERVLFEDAPAGASREEALRAHRELSSRDALSLEDLYRMALHRSETLALAGEELVRIRTRYEQVVGSVLPRLTFEGTVTFQERVALPGATSVDRNFTDPRRSEYRFAARQPIFSGLAEFYELRRQGRLYEAQEETLRHARLLLYADVADAFYAVLQLDRERATVEDALRLARERLEELAQRQRLGISRRSEVLAQEAEVASLEASRERLRGALSVAWEALGFLAGFEGTRNLVDTRPEPSPPPPVERFLARALAGRRDLRALERRVEAARQAVGVARAGYFPVVDLESRYYTHREGFSEDVTWDVALSFEIPIFEGGVTQARLREARSAVRSAELELDRLRRAIDLDVRRAWIEVGSLLQELRALEAAVRSAEENYDLVQAEYRRGIVPNLEVLAAFTTLQQARLARDRARYQAKTASVRLAVQSGLSPGDAP; from the coding sequence ATGGAACGGAAAGGAAGCCTGACCGCCGCGCTCGCCCTGGCCGCGCTCGGCGCCGGCTGCGCCGGAACCGCCGCCCGCGACCGCGCCCTCTACGAACGCGTCCTCTTCGAGGACGCCCCGGCGGGCGCCTCCCGCGAGGAGGCCCTCCGCGCCCACCGGGAACTCTCCTCCCGCGACGCCCTCTCCCTCGAGGACCTCTACCGCATGGCCCTCCATCGCAGCGAAACCCTCGCCCTCGCCGGCGAGGAGCTCGTCCGGATCCGCACCCGCTACGAACAGGTCGTGGGCTCCGTCCTCCCCCGCCTCACGTTCGAGGGCACCGTCACCTTCCAGGAGCGCGTGGCTCTCCCCGGAGCCACCTCCGTGGACCGCAACTTCACCGACCCGCGGCGCTCCGAATACCGTTTCGCCGCCCGCCAGCCGATCTTCTCCGGACTGGCCGAATTCTACGAGCTGCGGCGCCAGGGACGCCTCTACGAGGCGCAGGAGGAAACGCTCCGCCACGCCCGCCTCCTCCTCTACGCCGACGTCGCCGACGCCTTCTACGCCGTCCTCCAGCTCGACCGCGAACGGGCCACCGTCGAGGACGCCTTGCGCCTGGCGCGCGAGCGCCTCGAGGAACTCGCCCAGCGCCAGCGCCTCGGAATTTCGCGCCGCTCGGAGGTGCTGGCGCAGGAAGCCGAAGTCGCATCCCTGGAAGCCTCGCGGGAACGCCTGCGCGGCGCGCTCTCCGTGGCCTGGGAAGCCCTCGGATTCCTGGCCGGCTTCGAAGGAACCCGCAACCTCGTCGACACGCGGCCCGAACCCTCGCCGCCCCCGCCCGTCGAACGCTTCCTCGCCCGGGCGCTCGCCGGGCGGCGGGACCTCCGCGCCCTGGAGCGGCGGGTGGAAGCGGCCCGGCAGGCCGTGGGCGTCGCCCGCGCCGGGTACTTCCCCGTCGTAGACCTCGAAAGCCGGTATTACACCCACCGCGAGGGCTTCTCCGAAGACGTGACCTGGGATGTCGCGCTCTCCTTCGAGATTCCCATCTTCGAGGGCGGCGTGACCCAGGCGCGCCTGCGCGAGGCCCGTTCGGCCGTCCGCTCCGCGGAGCTGGAGCTCGACCGCCTGCGGCGCGCGATCGATCTGGACGTCCGCCGCGCGTGGATCGAGGTCGGCTCCCTCCTCCAGGAACTCCGGGCGCTCGAAGCCGCCGTGCGCAGCGCCGAAGAAAACTACGATCTCGTCCAGGCGGAGTACCGCCGCGGCATCGTTCCGAACCTGGAAGTCCTGGCCGCGTTCACGACGCTCCAGCAGGCGCGCCTCGCCCGCGACCGCGCCCGCTACCAGGCCAAGACGGCCTCGGTGCGGCTGGCCGTCCAGAGCGGCCTTTCCCCCGGAGACGCGCCATGA